From Zea mays cultivar B73 chromosome 3, Zm-B73-REFERENCE-NAM-5.0, whole genome shotgun sequence:
CCACGGACAGACGCAAGAGAATAGGCCTGTTTGGAATCTTAGTGTTTTTACAGTTTTGAAGTAATACTATGGTATAAGAAGCTAAAATCTGTTTGCTTGTATCGGGTAAAACACAGTTTCGAATACCATGGTCTATCTAAAATCATAGTATTTTTGAAAACTGTGGTTGTAGTGTGGTTTTGAAAACTGCATATTTTTGTCGTGAACAAATGTAAAAACCATAGTATTTCAAAACTGTAGTATCTAAAAACTTTGTTGCCAAACACGCCCTTACTAGTTAATGTGTTTAGTAGCATCCCATTGCATGATTTGAATACAACTTAACTACCTTGCATATACATAAACCACTCTATGGCTTGTTTCCATCAAGTGATCTTAACCAATGTATTATTAACTAATGGAATTTTGAGGGCGGATGTGTGTAGTGCTCTAAAAAAAGTCAAAGAAATTATAAATTAAGACGGAGAGAATACTTTTTTATTGTTTATATGTTATCTTTGTATTTTGCCACTGGAAAAAATCAACGTTAACAATCAAGGTTAACAAATTATCACGTTGCTCAGCAGATTAAACAAAAAAGGACAAGCATCTTTGTATGTGCTGATAAATTAACCACCGGTATCATTGCACAAAAATCTTGTATGTGATCATTTCCGTAGACAGTTGTTTTTAATTAACGAATGTGGTACTCCATCACAACACCTTCATTAGTCATACTCTCTCCAATCAAAAAAAAATTCGTTTTTAGTATTTCAGTGGATTCATAAGTTGATGTATTTGATCAGGGCTTCTTTTACTTATTAGAAGCtcagggctctaaatacatatatatatatatatatatatatatatatatatacacactttCTAGAGGCAAGTATCCATAATCAACTAACAAAAGTGGATATCTTAATATGATCGTCTCTATTAATACCATTTAGAGGTAGTTTAGAGACTCATGATTTGTTTGGTTAGAAATAGATTAAGGATCGAAGGTGATTGGTTTAATCTCTTTCCAACCACTGAAGCCCTCAAATCCGCTTGGATCCCAATATTTTTCTAGGATGAGCAATTTATGGGGATAATATTTGAATAAGACATTTAATTTTTTTATAAGAGGTTTTTCCTCTCTAGGTTTATCTCACCTTACTTCCAAATTAGTCCTTAGAGAGACAGACGTCTTAACACGCTCATCGTCATTGATGGTACCATGAAAATCCTAAAATCCAAAAAAATGCAACTTTGGTTTAACAATAAAAACAACTCAGACAGTACACTACACACTTATTTACGAGTTTATATAATATGTTATCTGTTTGTATCAATGTTTCATGATCTTATATTGAATATTTTAGCTACTAAATGAAACTAAGCGGAAAAAACTTTTAGTTACATAGTTTAAATCTTGTTGAGCACTATAACTTTGGTACAAGATGTATCTCCATCTGAACTTGTTTAAAATTCAAATATTTAAATTTCAGAACATGTAGCATCCCATTGCATGATTTGAGTATAGCTTAAGGATATATGCAAAATATAGGCATGCAAAATAGCATTATCTGTCTATCACCCATCCATTATTTAGTTTATATAGGCATGCAAAATATATGCAAAGTTCTTTGTTCAAAGTACTTGAAAATATCTTGAATTTGAGGGAGTTTAAGAATATGTTACATATAAAAAACATTAATGGTAAAAAACACATATCGTGCAAAGTTAAACGTGATTAATAACTAGGTTTTTGACTAGAGGTTCGCATGGCATGTGTGTTCTGAATTGGTCAATGTTAGGAACGTGCATGGGTTGAGAAGAACGGAAAGCTAGCTACTCGACCAAACCAATGCCAAGCCCAAACTTGCGCTTGCGCTTGCGCTTGCGCTTGCACAGCATGCTTCCAGCCGTCCAGTGTGTGATTTGAGTTACCAATGCCGTCTGCCTTGTCTCGTAGGAAAAGATCGCGGCGTCGCCACTGTCCTCCAAGCAGCCACGTCCACGCGCCGACGCCGGCCAGCTGTCACCGGAGCCAGCGAGGTAAGCAAGGCGCCGCCACAGCTGCTAGATCTTCTGACGATGATCCCAAGGCGATTTCACTAGCTAACACGTACGTACATATACCGGCAGCTTCCCAGTACGCTGCGacgccgccgccgtcgacccgCTGCAGCCGCTGCCGACGCCCAAGGACTTCGTGTGCCCGATCACGAGCCAGGTGTTCGACGACCCGGTGACGCTCGAGACCGGGCAGACGTACGAGCGGCGCGCCATCCAGGAGTGGCTGGACCGGGGCAACGCCACCTGCCCCATCACCCGGCAGCGCCTCCACGGCGCGCAGCTGCCCAAGACCAACTACGTCCTCAAGCGCCTCATCGGCGCCTGGCGAGACCAGCGGCGGACGCCGTCCCCTTCCTCCTCCCCTTCCCCTTCGCCGCCGCCGGCCACGCCTCCCCCCGCTCCCGCGACCGCCATGGCGGGCGACAGCCCCGCGCCGCCGTTCCCCCTCCCCGTCAAGGCTGCCGCCGCCTCGTCGCCGTCCCCGGACGCCAACACCAGCGCCAGCGCGCCGTCGCCCACCAGCGTCATCGCGCAGGCCTCGCTCGAGAGCGCCGTGGCCGAGCTCCGCGCCGCCGTGTCCTGCCTCTGCACGTCCGAGGACCTGGCGCAGTCGGAGCGGTCGGTGCTCAAGATCGAGCGCCTCTGGCGTGACGCAACCGCCGGCGGAGCCGACGCCGAGCCGGCCATCCTCGCCGCGCTCGCCAGGCCCGCCGTCCTGAACGGCTTCGTGGAGATCCTCTTCAACTCCGTCAGCGCGCAGGTGCTGCGGGTCGCCGTCTTCCTGCTCGCCGAGCTCGCGTCCCGGGATGACGCCGTCGTGCAGACGCTGACCAGGGTCGACTCCGATGTCGACTGTCTCGCCGCGCTCTTTAAGAAGGGACTGGCGGAGGCCGCCGTGCTCATCTGCCTCCTGTCGCCCGCGCCCGAGCAGCTCGTCGAGATGGACCTGGCGGAGGCGCTCGTCGCCACAAtccgccgcggcggcggcgacgaggaCCCGCTCAAGATGTGCGTCAGCCCCAAGGCCGCGTCGGTCATCCTCCTCAGCCAGATCCTCGTCGAGgacgccgctgccgccgccgacgATGACAGCTCCTCCACGCCGCCGGTGCCGAGGTCTGCGCTGATGTCCGAGAGGTTCATTCGGAGCCTCGCCGCCAGCCTGGAGGCCGAGCCGGTGGAGGAGAGGCTAGCCGCCATGCGCATCCTCCTCAGGTGCATCTGGGAGGACGGCCACTGTCGGAGAAGCATCGCCGAGAAGGCGTCCCTCGGGGCCGTCCTCGACGCCTTCCACGCCGTCGGCGACGCCGACAAGATCGACATCGTGCGCTTCCTCTACGAGCTGCTCAAGCTGAAAAAGTAGGGTGTACCAGTGGCAAGTCGACCCCGCAAATTAAGAATGCCATTCGTAATCTTGATGCACCTACCCGCTGCTTGATCCATCACATCGAATGATATATATGTTCTTCAGGCGATCGGCGGCGGAGCGTCTTCTTCGCACAATCAAGGAGGGTGGCTCGTTCAGCATGATGCACACGCTGCTGGTGTACCTTCAGTCGGCGCCGCCGGAGCACAGCCCTGTCGTGGCGGGGCTGCTCCTCCAGCTTGATCTCCTGGTGGAGCCGAGGAAGATCAGCATGTACCGCGAGGAAGCCCTGGACTGCCTCATCCAGTGCCTGAAGAACGCCGACTTCCCTCGGTGCCAGCTCCTCGCCGCCGAGACCATCATGTGCCTCCCGGGGAGGTTCTCGTCGTCGGGGAGGCCGCTCGCCCGTTCCACGCTGCTGAAGCTGGCCAGGGTGAAGGAAAGGTACCGGCAGTCGCAGGACCTGAGCGCCGCTCGCGCCGACGGCGAGGACGAGATGGTACGCACGAACAGAGTACGTTGGCCATGCGTGCCGCGTGCGTGATCGAGGCCTGAGCTCTGGATCCATATATCTCGCAGGAGGAAGGGAAGGCCGCGTCGGAGTGGGAGAGGAAGGCGGCGTACGCGGTGGTGAGCCACGAGTTCGGGCTGGTGTTCGAGGCCCTGTCCGAGTGCCTGAGGACCAAGAACGCGGAGCTGTTCACGACGAGCCTCGTGTGCGCCGCCTGGCTCGTGCACATGCTCTCCCTGCTCCCCGACACCGGCGTCCTCGGGGCGGCCAGGGTCTGCCTGCTCCGCCAGTTCGTCGTGGTGCTCCGCTCCGCCAAGCACGGCAGCGACCGGGTCCTCGCCATGGTGGCGCTCAGGAGCTTCATGAACGACCGCGGTCGGTTCTTCTTCCTTCTGctgctgctcctcctcctccatgTCTCTGAACTGAACCTCGGAATGTGCAAATTTGTAGAGGGGATGCACGACATCACGACGTACATCAAGGACGTGCTCAGGACGCTGAGGGAGCTGAAGAAATCGTCCGGCCTCGCGTTCGAGATGCTCAAGCTGCTATCAGACGGCCAGGAATCCAGCGTCGTAATGGCTCTCAGATACCTGCAAATTCCAGGCTCTGTATATACATACAATGCAGCCGTCAGATGATCCCTCTGGATTTTTCCCATTGCAGGACATGTGGAGCCACAAGGAGATCAATCAGGTAGACTGCAGCGCGAACGGCGAGGTCACGTCGGTCGTTTACCTCAACAACTACATCTTCTCCGGCCACTCCGACGGCACCCTTAAGGTTGCTGCATTCATGCATGCATGCTCTTCCAAATCAGGCGTTCTTCGGTTATTTGTATCTCATATAAATTAGATTAGATAGGATTGAAAAAAAATTACAAAAATGTTTGATTTGTTTGAGATTTAAACCCagccaatctcatccaatccacatggattgagagaaaAACGAAAACTTAATACAGTAAGTACCATGCAATGCACACAGGTGTGGCAAGGGAGCGAAAACATCCTTGCCCTTGTCCACGAGGCCCAGGAGCACAGCAAGGCCATCACCAGCTTGTCGGTCCTGCACTCGGAGTCGGAGGAGAAGCTCTACAGCGGCTCACTGGACAGAAGCATAAGGGTACGTACATGGTCACGCTTCTCTTTAATTTCTTAGCAAGCAAGAGAAGAAGAGATTCAGTAGCTGAGCTGTGGATGCTGCCTGGCAGGCGTGGCAGCTCCGGGACGGCGTGCTCCGGTGCGTGGAGGTCCACGACACCCGAGACCCCGTGCAGAGCCTGGCCGTGGCCAGCGCCGTGGCCTGCTTCGTTCCGCAGGGCGCGGGCGTGAAGGTGCTGAGCTGGGGCAGCGGCAGCTCCAGGGTCGTGAACGCCAACAAGTACGTGAGGTCCATGGCGCTGGTGCACGGCAAGCTCTTCTGCGGCTGCAGCGACGGCAGCGTCCAGGAGATCGACCTGGCGAGCGGCACGCTGGGCGTGATCCAGCCCGGCAGCAAGCGGATCCTGGGCAAGGCCAGCCCCGTCTACGCGCTGCAGGCCCACGGCGGGCTGCTCTACACCGGCGgcacgccgtcgtcgtcgtcggcggcgtccgcggacggcggcggcggtgcGGCCGTCAAGGTGTGGAGCTGCGCCAACTACGGCCTCGTCGGGTCGATGGCCACGGCGGCGGAGGCGCGCTCACTGGTCGTCAGCGCCGACCTCGTCTACGTCGCCTCCAGGGCCGCCGCCGTCGAGATCTGGTCCAGGGAGAAGCTCGCCAGGATCGGCACGCTGCAGGCGGGCGGCCGCGTCCAGTGCATGGCCGTCGACGCCGACggcgacgtcctcgtcgtcgggACGTCCGACGGCAAGATCCAGGTCCGGCCGGTGCAACGGATATATTACTTCTTGCATTGCATTGAATTGGGAACTGAATGAACCAATCGACTTCGATCGGTACTCATCGCATTCGCATTTTTTTTCTGGCATGTGTTGCAGGCGTGGGGATTGACTTGACAAGACGCAGAAGAACTATTGGGTGTAGAGAGGAGGCATGAAGGGACACACCGCGAGTGGCGTATATATGGCGATGTTTCTTTAATTGCTTATTTTTTTCGTCACATACTCACATCTGGCACGGATTTTTCACCATCTACTAATTGTAAATAAATATCGACTTTTTCATGACTCTGATTCTAATAATCAGATAAAATATGTTAATTGTGATCCGAACAAGGTAGATTACTACAGAGAAGTTGAGCATCTtataagttacagagtagaaataTATTCCACAAAATCATTTTCTATCCACCACCCCTCCAATAGAATTTGAGGTAGAATTATATCTAAACATTAGAAAGTGGTGTAATATCAAATTTTAAGACAAATAGACAACTTTATTTAGTAAACTTCAATTCTCCAAATGAGATCCAAACGGTACATTAGTTCCTTTGTTAGTATGTTACCTTGTTGCACATACAAAAGGAATATTTTGATCTTAAGTGGTAGTTTCAATTTCCGATCAATTCTCCAAATGAGATCCAAGCGGCACAT
This genomic window contains:
- the LOC103651710 gene encoding putative E3 ubiquitin-protein ligase LIN, with product MAGPTPTCSAIVSHTAAFLAELVADPLLRRHLLSAAAAAGGGQQHPAATLQALSLVSDALDTAASCSPSPSSLRAAERLLRSLPAATPLSCLLLALARAARRGAGAAAAVLDLFALDPALARHELAPAAFEALFAPRLLPVMRHFAARRAAAAARTKGEEGGSDEATPMRVLSLMSGAQAQEMRALEREYDKVLDANCRAYALYLKRILEAGEPSSPAVSSPLPQPLPPPELVFGVEDDDDSRGDEDTAPENDESAASSQSELRDNPMWAETEEQPGDLYPRRQGSVKGRRDLLRPPSLYPQRVPPHLIVQQQQALPVGRGSPASRLRAEHSRSRSPATPSDDSMEESSSELCAAKEEKIAASPLSSKQPRPRADAGQLSPEPASFPVRCDAAAVDPLQPLPTPKDFVCPITSQVFDDPVTLETGQTYERRAIQEWLDRGNATCPITRQRLHGAQLPKTNYVLKRLIGAWRDQRRTPSPSSSPSPSPPPATPPPAPATAMAGDSPAPPFPLPVKAAAASSPSPDANTSASAPSPTSVIAQASLESAVAELRAAVSCLCTSEDLAQSERSVLKIERLWRDATAGGADAEPAILAALARPAVLNGFVEILFNSVSAQVLRVAVFLLAELASRDDAVVQTLTRVDSDVDCLAALFKKGLAEAAVLICLLSPAPEQLVEMDLAEALVATIRRGGGDEDPLKMCVSPKAASVILLSQILVEDAAAAADDDSSSTPPVPRSALMSERFIRSLAASLEAEPVEERLAAMRILLRCIWEDGHCRRSIAEKASLGAVLDAFHAVGDADKIDIVRFLYELLKLKKRSAAERLLRTIKEGGSFSMMHTLLVYLQSAPPEHSPVVAGLLLQLDLLVEPRKISMYREEALDCLIQCLKNADFPRCQLLAAETIMCLPGRFSSSGRPLARSTLLKLARVKERYRQSQDLSAARADGEDEMEEGKAASEWERKAAYAVVSHEFGLVFEALSECLRTKNAELFTTSLVCAAWLVHMLSLLPDTGVLGAARVCLLRQFVVVLRSAKHGSDRVLAMVALRSFMNDREGMHDITTYIKDVLRTLRELKKSSGLAFEMLKLLSDGQESSVDMWSHKEINQVDCSANGEVTSVVYLNNYIFSGHSDGTLKVWQGSENILALVHEAQEHSKAITSLSVLHSESEEKLYSGSLDRSIRAWQLRDGVLRCVEVHDTRDPVQSLAVASAVACFVPQGAGVKVLSWGSGSSRVVNANKYVRSMALVHGKLFCGCSDGSVQEIDLASGTLGVIQPGSKRILGKASPVYALQAHGGLLYTGGTPSSSSAASADGGGGAAVKVWSCANYGLVGSMATAAEARSLVVSADLVYVASRAAAVEIWSREKLARIGTLQAGGRVQCMAVDADGDVLVVGTSDGKIQAWGLT